The Branchiostoma lanceolatum isolate klBraLanc5 chromosome 12, klBraLanc5.hap2, whole genome shotgun sequence DNA segment CTGAAATGGAATGTCTCTTACAGGGAATAGCATATGTGATAAGGAATGTTCCATGTAGAATAGAGGGGGTTTTCTTGTTACCTTCATAGTTAATCATGCCATGTTGGTCCTCCTGTCCTGCCACCAGTTGTTctacttcttcttctgtcaactTTTCTCCTGAAGATCAAAGGAGACAAAGGAAACAATAAGAATCCTTTTAAGACATTGCTAAGTCAGTAGACTGTAGTCCATAACTGAAACTTCATGTAAGTGAACAATTCCACAAAATCTGTGACATCTAGTCACCATTCTTTAATAATGTACAAATCTAAACTAGGGAAGAGTGTCAGAAATTTCTAAATACTCAAGCAAAAGGAGTCGTTTTTATTAGTTTTAAACTTCTCCCTACTGATGTCCCTTTGCAACAAGAAATTTGTGTCGGTTACAAGTTTAGGCAGCAGCGCGAAGGTTAACTGCAGACTGAATTTTTCCAAATGATCATTTTTGATAATCAATAACTGTAgaagtagtagtccactgttttctgctgctgcagtagtagaaacatcctgcagccacattcagtcttccttcagtcccttccactttgtccgatttGCTGCGAGCTCCCTTTAAAGATCCCGTAAGTTTCTctctgaccgcaacggtccttgaCCTCTTTCCTTCAGGACTAAGTCAGATCAGGGGGCTGACCGTTTGATACATGAGTCAATGGACGATAATCAAGCCACAACCCCCTCCCAATCTGCGTAGCTGAAAATTCATCTATTTTGACAGGGCCTTATTTTCACATTAGGAAGGAAAAGGAGACTTTCCCAGGATAGTAAGTTTGCACTCGAAACAAGTCTGCTGAACAGTAGTATTACAATGGAAACGCATATTTCAAGTGACATGATTTCGTAGTGAAGAGAGAACtacaaaaaagggaaaataaaatcaccgtgaacattttcaACTTTACAGTATCTCaccattccttgacaaagactggagttggccacttgaaaaaaaaggccAGTTTCTTGTGAAATTACAGTTCCACTTTGATTAACGATCTTACCCAGTGTTGTGAGGACGTGCCGCAGCTCAGCGCCCACTATCAGCCCGTTGCCGTCCTTGTCAAAGACCTTCAGACCCTCCACAAAGTCCTCAAAGGACCCGGCTTCCTTGGAGTGCTTGGCAAAGGCCTCCAGGATCGGCAGGAATTCCTCAAAACTGATCCTGGAGTTGTCTGTGAGGAGGATTAATATGCTGTGTTAAAGTGTCATCTACTAATCACCAGTAGTTtaaatattttgtacattgaCTTACTCTAAAgaattatagtacatgtacttcagtctAGGTAAGAAAGAGTTAGTAGTGATActgtttggtacatgtacatgtacataataaaaGCTTCATCAAAACCCATATGGGAATGATGGacaatatcataaattcattgCACCTAAAATTAACgatctttgattttgaaatttcacCTTTGCCGCTGAAACAATAGTCAGTGTCTGTTTGAAGGTACAATGAATTCACAGAGGAAAAGTGACCACAAAATATCACAAATATTTTTAGAGTTACCATTAATAACAACTTTAACATTAAAGGTCAAAAGTGTGGATTTTTTCTAAATGTGACCCCTCACCTCTGAACTCTGCGGAGACCTTCTTGACCTCAGCGTTGGTCGGGTTCTGACCCAGAGACCGTAACACCTCAGCCAGCTGGCCCTTGTCTATTTTCCCATCCCCCCTCTTGTCAAACAGGGAGAAGGCCTCCTGGAATtctgcacaaacaaaacaacaacagtcttTAACTTGACCTTCAAAGTGTCAAGGTCAATCTAATGCACATGTCCCAGCTGCCTTCCAATACACATCAACATTTGCTTGACATTCGGGGCTTGAAATATTGTGTGCACATGCACTgcggtgcacccaaaattggagctgtgcacctaataaTATTTTACTgctggtgcaccagtgcatctagaTATTTGACAAATTGAGTAGGGTAACATATGTAAAGCTACTGTTGCACACAGTTGCATTACTGTGTTGTGCACCAAATCTTAATTTCTCTGCACCTAGATTTTCAACTAAGGTGCAGCAGgtcacctatttccaaaaatgaatttcgagccttgacatttcaaaataatgaaaatgttttctgaaGGCATTTCATCATGTAAGAAATAGGTAATCTaaatactacatttgtatagcctacttcattatgtacattagGTTATTGCATATATTATTCTAAAGTGCATGTGATTGACATGTCATATGAGGGATTGATATAACATGGTTTTATGTAAATGAATGCCCTAGGGAAGGTTGGGTGTGGCAATGTCAAACAAAAATTCTATGTTCAGGTTAcaccaatgaaatgaaatcctAGTAGAGTCCTCTTTCTTGGGACATCATTGTGGGAAGACATCTTCACTTGTAAggttatcaaactttcaaagggcttttttttaaatcctgtaTCATGTGCCATGATcactactctcatctcccaaataaacgtaccggtacgtttatttttttcagcctcaaaatccacccagtacgttctcattttggacggtacgtttattgttttcttgaaaatcaaaattttgCTAACCTAGGATCCCCTTAAAATTTAAAGcttgggttttcctgcccatatttcccctgcatttttgctcataactCGCTATTTTTCGACCATGCGGCGTTGATATCCCGGCCACTACAGAGgccgctatgacccggcctttgtgaaatcccggcggaactcgtaacgtatcggtcgatcactatggacactacaaagtcaacgttgttattcacttattgggagaaaataagacgccacactgacgttttgaaatgcaattcttgtttcataaacaactttgacagtctctgtttacatcgtaaaccaaagcacgctgatcagaaaagaaacatgccagcggcgcacagtAATATTTAacgcatgtaaatttctctactcacgtgagatacagtctttcccaaaatgaaaatataaaaacaacaccacgaaaaatctgtgtcttagcatgaaaaattgtataatgtctttcaaaatatatcaaaacatttcaatcctaccacaaacaggaAAACTTAGCGCTTGGAAAATCGCCACTGTGACAATATCGCAGGACGTGACTCTGGTGGGAAAgttttgtcatggaagagctcacgtcgaggaaggggaaacaactctttttgatctacaaataaaacttctTTGCCTTAGTCAGaaatatgttttgcatttttacaaagaaaGTTTCAATATTAAAGTCTAtacataaaattgaattgcaatctagtcaccgttattatcacttaaaaatcctttaaaaatatcacccctctacagaaagaatgttGCAGTTTTCTAAGAACATCGATGTAGCTTTGTAGCCccgccccgcccctttctgtcttcGGCGCCAgctactgtctggctcactctttcaagtgtaacatgagaaccctgtggttaaAATGTGGCAACATCGTaagcctgaggtttctcacaaatttgttgacaatttagtttctcaaaatgaatgtttttttctaccTACAAGAGTAATTtctgaatttcaaattatttggattgcaacaacaaaaaccagaacattatatgatattgtccttgatattatatgattatgtcctttgacacaacacaatagtTTGTGGCATgttatgtttacaaatctatgtttctatgcatagaagataaatggcaagttgggaaagaaaaaagttacatcatatacattgtCATTATaaattcttccttttctctatggcttttacaaataagttaagaactttacctgtgatgaccatatcttcaggatattgtaattttctgttcatggtCTAAATGTtgacccaatttttcaacatgactactatatttttttttgaagtggcaaggAAGATTACAATTTGAGCAtgatgtgtacagttattctgttcaatatctgtCAACTTTacaggtatggtcctcagacaggcgtaaatgaataaagagaaccaacagctacctgcttatcatttttccctcggacagaagtagcatggacacagtttatctgaaaatttggttaatttccggggggtatgtttattccggggggtacgtttattagattttgaagatttgtccagggggtatgtttattccggggggtatgtttatttgggagatgagagtaatgATCTTACCATGACTCAGTCCCGCTGAATACCCCTTAGGGGGGTAGGTTGTAATGCCCAATACCAAGTCGCCCACTCATATTATACACCCACTGCTGCAATTATATTACAAAACTGTATTATAATAATGCATTTATGGAGTATAATCTCATCAAAGATATGCAAGATAATCTTTCAAGCCCACAAACGGAAAGAGTACTGTGGCAAAAAAATGATGTCATACCttcccaaatgatttttaagtgggcCAGGGGTAACATAAATGTTTatcattgataatgcaaatggTGTTGTTTGCCTAAAAGACATCAGTttatcatcttctctacccaaatcaCTTAATAACACAAAAGTATAATGGTCTTACAGTATCTTAGCAAAATTATGTTAGTGTAGCATTTCCTCAGAAACTATGTAAATGGAGCCCTGGTTTGCATGGTTTACGTCTAATAATGTTCACATTTAACTTAGCTTCCTAACGCCGCCGCAAGTATGGAATTCCTGTCATTTACCACCATGGGAGTTATagtattttaaccttctccctgctgcctaactctgcaaccaatagagaatggggtgccaaatggctacttcagcgtGCTATAGGTTAGTATTTTCCTGCCAAAAGTCTACAAGTCTATTCCCTATTACAATGATTAAGCACTGCAAATGGCAGTAACTCACACATTGACTAATTCCCATGGCCACAAGCAGCTCATCAACGAAATTCAGAGAACGGCATGTGTTCACCATTGACGTTTGCACAAGTGGGGCTAGGACTTCAACCCTTGTTTACGTCAACATTTCCTGGCGGTACTCTTATTTACTTTTCTCAGTCCTGCAGTTTGCCTCAAATCATCCTTCCCTTAAATGTTACATCATTAAAATATGATACAAACGTGAGCAATATAATTTGCACTGAAATATTGATGTATCAGTGAAAAAACAGTtagcatactagtatatgaacGGCACATTTGAATTCTCCCTCGTTAAGGGTTACACAAACTGGGAGAAGTCTTGTGTACACCCTCTGACATTCCTTAGCCATATAAGGTAACTAGTGCAAACGGAGGTCATAGGAAACCAGTCTGCCAAATACCTGGATATTGTACATCCTATGACGTCACCACAGGATGTACCATTCTACACCCTTTTAGGGGGGTTCTTGGTTTAGACTTTCTTATGATTCATACGACTTATCCTCATGCATTTTTTACAATTGACTGGATTTACAATTTTAGCAGAAAATTTTACTCAGAGCATAATAAAATACTACAATGTGAGACATTgcaaatgtacaattttttaaGGTTACATATTTGGTCTGGCCCGCCTAAAAATTGGTCAGTTCACAAGAAACTCCAGCGTTCAAATAAGGAGAAATGTAAACATCTACAGTACCGAAAACTTCATCTAACCTTTAAGTCTTAAGAAGAATCAATCATATCTTATAGTTCTTGGCGTATGGCTCGATCGATATGCATAAAAGTTAACATTCAGTTCTAACAGTTAAGTTGACAGACAGGTTACAAGACGGTGCCAAAATTCGCCGGAAACAAAACGGTTCCCTACCTGAAATCTGTTCCTCCGAAAAGTAAGACTGGAAGAGAATGGAAAGAATAATGTCATTATCAACAGGATAATCAGAAAAATGGATTTAGAGGGTTAGAAATCGACTTATTTAAGGTATTTTAAGGGTCTTACCATCTTCACTGCGGCAGTCTGGGCGGTGTCAGAACGGAAGTACGTAGTAGAGGGTGTCGGGATAGGAGAGGTCAAAGGGGAAATTGTAACTCAACTAAGAGCGACGCTTAGCGACTTGTATGCAAAGTACATATTATCAGCAAATAGATGATCTAGGAACCACACGAGTCAGATTCGTTCCGGGTTGCTTACGTTCACATTTTGTGCAACAGCCTGGTCGCTAGAAGGCAATTCATACGgcaaaatttgcactgcagTGGCAATTTCAGTTTGATTGAAATAGCATGCTGCCGATGGAAAATTATAAATACAAAACGTCTAGCCTTGGTAGACGGTAGGCTTCAGTCAAGGCAGACTACGGCTATTACTTAGGATACGGTGGATAAAACCCAGCTGCAGAATAACTCATCCCACCAAAGAACCACATTGTTGTGATTTCTCTAAATGTGTATTTAGCCTGGATTCAATATCCTATTTAGTTTCTAGTTTCAGTCTGCTCCTCTATTATCGCTACCCTGTCTCGAATAGAGGAGCGAACTTGACTGAATGAATACCAGACAGGCTACATGTATCAATGAggttctatataacctccttgcatgtatgtatgtgcccCTGCCTCACCAACAAAATTCCACTCTCCTCAGAACATCTCCACCGTTAGAACTAAGAGGAGACTAATTTGTCCTATGATATGACATTTTTAGTGACCCTGGccttacatac contains these protein-coding regions:
- the LOC136446093 gene encoding myosin light polypeptide 6-like isoform X3, whose product is MSYFSEEQISEFQEAFSLFDKRGDGKIDKGQLAEVLRSLGQNPTNAEVKKVSAEFRDNSRISFEEFLPILEAFAKHSKEAGSFEDFVEGLKVFDKDGNGLIVGAELRHVLTTLGEKLTEEEVEQLVAGQEDQHGMINYEEFVRMVVSN
- the LOC136446093 gene encoding myosin light polypeptide 6-like isoform X2, with the translated sequence MSYFSEEQISEFQEAFSLFDKRGDGKIDKGQLAEVLRSLGQNPTNAEVKKVSAEFRDNSRISFEEFLPILEAFAKHSKEAGSFEDFVEGLKVFDKDGNGLIVGAELRHVLTTLGEKLTEEEVEQLVAGQEDQHGMINYEEFIRMVIAENRSL
- the LOC136446093 gene encoding myosin-2 essential light chain-like isoform X1, translating into MSYFSEEQISEFQEAFSLFDKRGDGKIDKGQLAEVLRSLGQNPTNAEVKKVSAEFRDNSRISFEEFLPILEAFAKHSKEAGSFEDFVEGLKVFDKDGNGLIVGAELRHVLTTLGEKLTEEEVEQLVAGQEDQHGMINYEEFVHEVVYSHRSL